The following proteins are encoded in a genomic region of Lytechinus variegatus isolate NC3 chromosome 7, Lvar_3.0, whole genome shotgun sequence:
- the LOC121419056 gene encoding uncharacterized protein LOC121419056 has protein sequence MKLFCCICVAFILQSIKSCHGIDCEGLPIPKSYVVYALKNGDEINIDGRLDDNAWKEVTRSDPFIDIQGEKFPKPRFDTWVKMRWDYKFLYIGAYLQETDVFANQTKHDSVVFKDNDFEVFTDPDGSTHWYKEFEINAINTTWDLILNKPYLNGGFANSSFEMSGLQSAIFVNGPINDPLHEDKYWTVELALPLHSLVTNDSEAKAPPKHGDQWRINFSRVEWHVKNVDGHYEKVPGLPEDNWVWSSQDAINMHLPERWGFIQFSSDAVNQTKFVRDPRWPIYTSLIAVYNAEKEFFSIHGYFTEDINQLEIPDYIRNGTCAQPPNITVIQSYKFTATVQPLTKSLKTGHIRDDRLIWFTP, from the exons ATGAAGTTGTTTTGCTGTATCTGCGTTGCATTTATTTTACAATCCATCAAATCATGCCATGGAATAGATTGTGAAGGCTTGCCCATACCTAAGTCCTACGTTGTATATGCCCTAAAAAATGGTGATGAAATCAACATCGACGGGAGACTCGATGACAATGCGTGGAAAGAAGTGACACGATCTGATCCATTCATTG ACATCCAAGGTGAAAAATTTCCAAAGCCTAGATTTGACACTTGGGTAAAGATGAGATGGGACTACAAGTTCCTTTATATTGGAGCATATTTACAAGAGACAGATGTATTTGCTAACCAAACAAAGCATGACTCTGTTG TGTTTAAAGACAATGATTTTGAG GTATTTACTGATCCAGATGGCAGTACGCACTG GTATAAGGAATTTGAAATCAATGCTATAAATACCACATGGGATCTCATCTTGAATAAA CCCTACCTCAATGGTGGTTTTGCAAACAGTAGCTTTGAGATGAGTGGGCTTCAAAGTGCCATCTTTGTTAATGGACCAATAAATGATCCTTTACATGAAG ATAAGTACTGGACTGTGGAATTAGCACTGCCCCTACACAGTCTTGTAACCAATGACAGTGAAGCGAAAGCTCCCCCAAAGCATGGAGATCAATGGAGAATCAATTTTAGCAG AGTGGAATGGCATGtcaaaaatgttgatggacactATGAAAAG GTACCTGGGCTTCCAGAAGACAACTGGGTATGGTCTTCCCAGGACGCCATCAACATGCACCTTCCTGAAAG ATGGGGGTTCATTCAATTCAGTAGTGATGCAGTCAACCAAACTAAATTTGTGAGAGATCCTCGCTGGCCTATCTACACCAGTCTAATAGCAGTTTACAATGCTGAAaag GAGTTCTTCTCCATCCATGGTTACTTCACAGAGGACATCAATCAACTAGAAATACCGGACTACATCAGGAATGGGACATGTGCTCAGCCTCCTAACATCACTGTTATACAGAGTTATAAATTCACTGCTACAGTCCAGCCATTGACCAAAagtctgaaaacaggacataTACGGGACGACCGCCTCATATGGTTCACACCATGA